In Candidatus Defluviilinea proxima, a single genomic region encodes these proteins:
- a CDS encoding Ig-like domain-containing protein, protein MKVNQKQIVSLFILFVLIFSQFAHPQSASAATIRYVVSTGGLTTGTCDSWGNACTLQRALVAAGSGDEIWVQQGIYIPGTGTDRDATFVIPDNIAIYGGFDGDEILRTERNTDPSLTTLSGEIGTVALTDNIKHIVHIENVTSALLDGFTVKWGYVSDADGNPYGAGISISNSNLILNNLVIANNHAGESVGSGGGGIYIDDTNGAPVISPQISNVTFLMNESGRGGGLFSQNSNPVLENVTFTENKALATGGGGLNAQTLYAPGAGPVINPSLTNVAFINNTAAGGGGMFLGNATGSLVNVTFSGNIANRRGGGLLMEFSSPILTNITFYNNTSNNTGNNPKGGGGLMVVGSNPTLNNITFSGNNSADGAAMRSAQEPTAPTNSNPIIRNSIFWGGNSTEFTSDGTGTVTISDSLIQGGCPSFTGVTCTTTIVNANPLLGALANNGGFTQTMALGVGSPAINAGNNSTCATTDQRNTPRPQGGVCDIGAYEYDSAPTITNRSPIPNATGVLTSTNVTVTFSESMNATTITGSTFALRANGSGSDVPATVSYSNQVATLNPIADLAPATLYNVTVSSSVADLSGNTLGSNDTWSFTTGGGSYTDTTVANFNGGTAGTCVVDNTIGDGAVRLNTASSTSCEFLSRIFDAGDVVNWNNLTSTVQALNGTTVNLEVHTGNTPIPDDYWSGWGAVGSPTTFPYGRYIQYRANLTSPTLGDTPVVENVTLYYASQEVSVLIAPSGSLTNWSNTFSWTGVSGATEYLLEVYTDTDVLVHKQWFTKAQASCDTDLSCQVSPVALGSLAQGNYKWWIEDYGSGTYNFGPYTTFTSFVLGGSCYTLTTNVVGSGSVQVPAQTCSGGYTAGSVVQLTALPGAGFVFGSWSGSASGTSNPVSVTMNANKSVTATFRGEILIAPSGSFTNWSNTFSWTGYSAATNYFMEVRKVDNTVVLAKWYTAAQVNCDTDTSCVVTPSELAGLGTGNYKWRVRDYGAGIYGPYSPYMSFDLSVACYTLTTNVVGNGSILAPAQNCAGGYAPGTVIQVLGSPSTGFAFGGWSGDVSGVSNPVNITMNSNKNITATFRGEVLIAPNGSLTSWTNTFSWTGHSAATNYFVEVRKTDNTVVLTKWYTVAQAGCDTDTSCVISPSELASLGTGSYKWRVRDYGASIYGPYSPYMNFSLNN, encoded by the coding sequence ATGAAAGTAAATCAGAAACAAATTGTGTCACTATTTATTCTTTTTGTGCTTATTTTTAGTCAATTTGCACACCCGCAATCCGCCTCTGCAGCGACAATTCGTTACGTTGTCTCAACAGGCGGCTTGACTACTGGAACATGCGATAGTTGGGGGAATGCCTGTACTCTACAACGTGCATTAGTTGCTGCGGGGTCTGGTGACGAGATTTGGGTACAACAAGGTATTTATATTCCAGGAACAGGCACTGACCGCGATGCTACATTTGTTATTCCTGATAACATTGCAATTTATGGTGGTTTTGATGGGGATGAAATATTGCGAACTGAACGAAATACTGATCCGTCTCTCACGACTTTAAGTGGTGAAATTGGTACAGTTGCTCTGACTGATAATATAAAACATATTGTTCATATTGAGAATGTAACATCTGCTTTGTTAGATGGCTTTACTGTAAAGTGGGGGTATGTATCAGATGCAGATGGTAATCCTTATGGCGCTGGTATTTCTATTTCCAATAGTAACCTAATACTGAACAATCTTGTTATTGCAAATAATCACGCAGGTGAATCAGTAGGTAGTGGTGGCGGTGGTATATACATTGATGATACCAATGGCGCTCCGGTTATTAGTCCTCAGATTTCCAATGTCACTTTTTTAATGAATGAATCTGGGCGTGGCGGTGGGTTGTTTAGTCAAAATAGTAACCCGGTATTGGAAAATGTAACTTTTACAGAAAATAAAGCTTTAGCAACTGGTGGTGGTGGGCTGAATGCTCAAACCCTGTATGCTCCTGGCGCAGGGCCTGTTATCAACCCATCTCTTACAAATGTGGCCTTTATCAATAATACTGCTGCTGGTGGTGGTGGGATGTTCCTTGGTAATGCAACAGGAAGTTTGGTTAATGTTACATTCAGTGGCAATATTGCCAACCGACGAGGTGGCGGGTTGTTGATGGAATTTAGTTCGCCGATATTAACAAATATAACTTTTTACAACAACACTTCAAATAATACTGGCAATAACCCTAAGGGTGGTGGCGGACTTATGGTTGTAGGTAGTAATCCAACCCTAAACAACATTACTTTTAGTGGAAATAATAGTGCAGACGGCGCTGCCATGCGAAGCGCTCAGGAGCCGACTGCTCCTACTAATAGTAACCCCATAATTCGTAACAGTATTTTCTGGGGAGGTAATTCAACCGAGTTTACAAGTGATGGTACCGGTACCGTCACAATTTCCGATAGCCTTATTCAGGGAGGATGCCCGTCCTTTACTGGTGTTACTTGCACAACTACTATTGTTAATGCGAATCCGTTATTAGGAGCATTAGCTAATAATGGTGGTTTTACACAGACAATGGCATTGGGTGTTGGAAGCCCTGCTATCAACGCAGGAAATAACTCAACTTGTGCTACAACTGATCAACGTAATACTCCACGCCCACAGGGTGGGGTATGTGATATAGGCGCATATGAATATGATTCTGCTCCCACTATTACAAATCGTTCACCTATTCCAAATGCAACTGGAGTTTTAACCTCTACCAATGTAACGGTAACCTTTAGCGAGTCAATGAATGCAACAACTATTACTGGATCCACCTTTGCATTGCGTGCTAATGGCTCTGGCAGTGATGTTCCCGCAACAGTAAGTTATTCGAATCAAGTTGCTACGTTGAATCCAATAGCTGATTTAGCCCCTGCGACACTCTATAATGTGACAGTTTCAAGTTCTGTCGCCGATTTGTCTGGGAATACTCTTGGTAGTAATGATACATGGAGTTTCACTACGGGTGGTGGTTCTTACACGGATACAACTGTGGCAAACTTCAATGGCGGAACAGCAGGAACTTGTGTGGTTGACAACACAATTGGAGATGGAGCTGTGCGTTTGAATACAGCATCATCGACCTCATGTGAGTTCCTGTCGAGGATTTTTGATGCAGGAGATGTTGTCAACTGGAATAACCTGACGTCTACAGTGCAAGCACTAAATGGAACAACAGTAAACTTGGAAGTGCATACAGGCAACACTCCCATACCTGATGACTATTGGTCCGGTTGGGGAGCAGTTGGTAGTCCTACAACCTTTCCGTATGGGCGATATATTCAGTATAGGGCTAATCTGACAAGCCCAACATTGGGAGATACTCCCGTGGTGGAAAATGTAACTTTGTACTACGCAAGTCAAGAAGTGTCAGTGTTAATTGCGCCGAGCGGTTCGCTCACCAACTGGAGTAATACCTTTAGCTGGACAGGAGTCAGCGGGGCAACTGAATATCTATTGGAAGTATATACAGATACCGATGTTCTGGTTCATAAACAATGGTTTACCAAGGCGCAGGCAAGCTGCGACACTGACCTGAGTTGTCAAGTATCACCTGTTGCCTTGGGAAGCCTTGCGCAAGGAAATTATAAATGGTGGATCGAGGATTACGGTTCCGGTACCTATAATTTTGGGCCTTATACTACTTTCACGAGTTTTGTTTTAGGCGGTTCCTGTTACACATTAACAACAAATGTTGTGGGGAGCGGTTCGGTTCAAGTTCCTGCGCAAACTTGTAGTGGTGGGTACACGGCAGGGTCGGTCGTCCAACTTACAGCTCTACCAGGTGCCGGTTTTGTATTTGGCAGTTGGAGTGGAAGTGCAAGCGGAACAAGCAACCCAGTGAGTGTGACAATGAATGCGAACAAGAGCGTAACTGCCACCTTCCGTGGAGAAATATTAATTGCACCGAGTGGGTCGTTTACGAATTGGAGCAACACTTTCAGTTGGACGGGATATAGTGCTGCAACAAATTACTTTATGGAAGTGCGAAAGGTAGATAACACAGTTGTGTTAGCCAAGTGGTATACAGCGGCTCAGGTGAATTGTGATACCGACACGAGTTGTGTAGTCACGCCATCTGAATTGGCAGGCTTGGGAACGGGTAACTACAAGTGGCGTGTGCGTGATTATGGCGCAGGTATTTATGGTCCGTACTCACCCTACATGAGCTTTGATCTGAGTGTTGCTTGTTACACATTGACAACAAATGTTGTGGGAAATGGCTCCATCTTGGCACCTGCTCAAAATTGCGCTGGTGGTTATGCACCGGGCACTGTTATCCAGGTTTTAGGGTCGCCGAGTACTGGCTTTGCATTTGGCGGTTGGAGTGGCGATGTAAGTGGCGTGAGTAACCCTGTTAATATTACGATGAATAGCAACAAGAATATAACTGCTACTTTCCGTGGTGAAGTGTTGATCGCACCGAACGGATCGTTGACGAGTTGGACGAATACGTTTAGTTGGACAGGACATAGCGCCGCTACAAATTACTTTGTGGAGGTACGAAAGACAGATAATACTGTGGTGTTGACCAAGTGGTATACAGTTGCGCAGGCGGGTTGTGATACAGATACAAGTTGTGTAATCTCACCGTCTGAACTGGCAAGTTTGGGAACGGGCAGTTATAAATGGCGTGTGCGAGATTATGGCGCCAGTATTTATGGCCCCTACTCACCATACATGAATTTCTCGTTAAATAATTAA
- a CDS encoding cadherin repeat domain-containing protein produces MKQLIRHRPSSFLMTLTILLTILGTPVQTVRATGEINLLDSTTYSQNFNTLANSGTSNITMPSGWEFSETGSNADAIYVAGTGSGTAGNTYSFGAVSDTERALGELTSTNLLATIGANFVNNTGTTVTALAINYAGEQWRLGSTARVDQIDFQYSTDATSLITGTWIDVNSLDFIAPVTSGTIGAINGNDSTNRTVLSHTLTGLNIVNGSEFWIRWIPINATGNDDSLAVDDFSLTPILANRTPSDLAISTGIIAENNTVNTVIGTLSTIDPDAEDAFTYTLESGDGDADNTSFNIYGDSLRASEVFDYETKASYSIRVRSTDQGGLSFEKVFTITVIDINDIYMDTTVGHFNLGDVGTCVVDGTIGNGALLLNTATDTVCLFESRILNGGQVVKWNDLIATIQATGGTTADFEVRTGNTTTPDIYWSSWGAIDSITTFSYGQYVQYRVNLSSPILGQTPIVEDVTLFYVIPEVSVPVTPNRPLTSWSNTFSWIGHSDATQYFIQVQKADGTTLLTKWYTASQAGCDTDTGCTITPPELATLGTGNYKWRIRDYGSSGYSPYSPYLNFDLSVTCYTLNTNTSGSGTIQAPAYTCGSGYTAGSTIQLSALPNAGFAFGGWSGDASGTSTPVNITMDANKSVTASFLGETLIAPSGPLTSWNNTFSWTGHTAATNYFVEVRKADNTVVLTKWYTAAQASCDTDTSCTITPSELANLGVGSYKWRVRDYGTYGYGPYSPYMTFDLTLTCYTLTTNVIGSGSVLVPAQTCSGGYVTGSVIQVTGVPSAGFALGSWSGDASGTSNPVSITMNANKSITATFRGETLIAPSGLLTSWSNAFSWTGHTAATNYFVEVRKADNTVVLAKWYTTAQASCDTDTSCFISPTQLASLANGSYKWSVRDYGSTYGYGSYSPYKSFSLSIP; encoded by the coding sequence ATGAAACAATTGATTCGACATCGTCCCTCTTCTTTCTTGATGACATTGACCATTTTGCTTACCATACTGGGGACTCCGGTACAGACGGTTCGTGCAACAGGAGAAATCAATCTGCTTGATAGCACCACTTACTCGCAAAATTTTAATACGCTGGCTAACTCTGGTACATCAAATATAACCATGCCGTCAGGTTGGGAGTTTTCTGAAACAGGTAGTAATGCAGATGCGATATATGTAGCGGGTACTGGGTCGGGTACCGCAGGTAATACATATAGCTTTGGCGCTGTTAGTGATACTGAGCGTGCTTTAGGTGAGCTCACATCAACCAACCTGTTGGCAACTATTGGTGCAAATTTTGTCAATAATACTGGCACTACAGTGACCGCATTGGCGATCAACTATGCAGGTGAGCAATGGCGACTTGGAAGTACTGCCCGAGTTGACCAAATTGATTTTCAATACAGTACGGATGCTACGAGTTTGATTACGGGTACATGGATAGATGTAAATTCACTCGACTTTATTGCTCCGGTTACTAGTGGAACTATTGGAGCCATCAATGGTAACGATTCTACTAATCGTACGGTTTTGAGCCACACACTAACTGGCCTGAATATTGTAAACGGCTCCGAGTTTTGGATTCGATGGATACCGATTAACGCTACGGGTAATGATGACAGTTTAGCTGTGGATGATTTTTCTCTAACCCCTATTCTGGCTAACCGTACGCCTTCAGATTTGGCCATCTCAACAGGGATCATTGCAGAGAACAATACTGTAAACACAGTGATTGGTACTTTGTCCACGATAGATCCAGATGCTGAAGATGCGTTTACATACACACTGGAGAGTGGCGACGGCGATGCTGATAATACATCCTTCAATATATATGGAGATAGCTTACGAGCATCCGAAGTCTTCGACTATGAAACTAAGGCCAGTTACTCTATTCGAGTGCGTTCCACGGATCAAGGTGGGCTGTCTTTTGAAAAAGTATTCACCATCACAGTGATTGATATCAATGATATATATATGGACACAACAGTTGGGCACTTTAATTTAGGAGACGTAGGGACCTGTGTCGTGGATGGCACAATTGGAAATGGAGCCTTGTTGTTGAATACTGCTACAGATACGGTATGTTTATTTGAATCGCGAATATTGAATGGGGGGCAAGTTGTGAAATGGAACGACCTTATTGCCACAATACAAGCAACGGGTGGAACCACCGCCGATTTCGAAGTGCGAACAGGCAATACCACCACACCAGATATATATTGGTCTAGTTGGGGAGCGATTGACAGTATTACTACCTTCTCGTATGGACAATATGTGCAGTACCGTGTGAACCTATCAAGTCCAATACTAGGACAAACGCCGATTGTGGAAGATGTAACCTTGTTTTACGTGATACCTGAGGTGTCAGTACCTGTAACACCAAATAGACCGTTGACAAGTTGGTCAAACACGTTCAGTTGGATCGGACACAGCGATGCCACACAATACTTCATACAAGTACAAAAAGCAGACGGAACAACCCTACTGACCAAATGGTACACAGCCTCACAAGCAGGTTGCGACACCGACACCGGCTGCACCATCACGCCCCCAGAACTCGCAACCCTCGGCACAGGCAACTACAAATGGCGCATACGAGACTACGGCTCTTCCGGCTACAGTCCCTACTCCCCCTACTTGAACTTTGATCTCAGCGTGACTTGTTACACCCTCAACACAAATACATCTGGAAGTGGAACGATTCAAGCTCCTGCTTACACCTGTGGCAGTGGTTACACAGCTGGTTCCACCATCCAGCTCTCTGCCCTGCCAAACGCAGGCTTTGCCTTCGGAGGCTGGAGTGGCGATGCCAGTGGAACAAGTACCCCAGTCAACATCACCATGGACGCAAACAAAAGTGTCACCGCCTCATTCCTTGGAGAAACCCTGATCGCGCCAAGTGGACCGTTGACAAGCTGGAACAACACCTTCAGTTGGACCGGTCACACCGCCGCAACGAATTACTTTGTAGAAGTTCGAAAAGCAGACAACACTGTCGTATTGACCAAATGGTACACAGCCGCTCAAGCAAGCTGTGACACCGATACAAGCTGTACGATCACTCCTTCAGAACTCGCAAACTTGGGGGTAGGCAGTTACAAGTGGCGTGTGCGTGACTATGGCACCTACGGCTACGGTCCCTACTCTCCCTACATGACCTTCGACCTCACCCTTACCTGCTACACACTCACGACAAATGTGATTGGCAGTGGTTCGGTTCTGGTACCAGCCCAAACCTGTAGTGGCGGCTATGTAACCGGATCCGTGATCCAGGTCACGGGAGTGCCGAGCGCTGGTTTTGCCTTGGGAAGTTGGAGTGGTGATGCCAGTGGGACAAGCAATCCAGTCAGCATCACCATGAATGCGAACAAAAGCATCACTGCTACCTTCCGTGGCGAGACCTTGATCGCACCGAGCGGATTGTTGACAAGCTGGAGCAACGCCTTCAGTTGGACAGGACACACTGCCGCGACGAACTACTTTGTGGAAGTACGAAAGGCAGATAACACTGTTGTATTGGCCAAGTGGTACACAACCGCTCAAGCAAGTTGCGACACTGACACAAGTTGTTTCATCTCCCCTACTCAATTGGCAAGTCTGGCAAATGGTAGTTACAAATGGAGTGTCCGTGACTATGGCAGTACCTACGGCTATGGCTCCTATTCCCCTTATAAAAGTTTCTCGCTTTCAATCCCATAG
- a CDS encoding ABC transporter permease, producing the protein MNDENWSMIIQPQRSWFDLRLGELWHYRDLVMLFVRRDFVSVYKQTVLGPLWYLIQPLLTTITFTVIFGSIASLPTDGLPQFLFYMSGTVVWAYFADCLNKTSNTFVQNAGLFGKVYFPRLAIPISILISNLATFFIQFILFLVFILYFFVRGASIHFEWTWVALSPLLVLMMAGLGLGFGIIISSLTTKYRDLRFLVTFGVQLMMYATPVIYPVSSVPGRFRWIILTNPMTPIVEAFRFAFLGAGTVDTGHLLYSLIFMLVAVFLGTLIFNRVEQTFMDTV; encoded by the coding sequence ATGAATGATGAAAATTGGTCGATGATTATTCAGCCTCAACGAAGCTGGTTTGATCTACGTTTAGGTGAATTATGGCATTACCGTGATTTGGTGATGCTGTTTGTTCGCCGCGATTTTGTGTCTGTTTATAAGCAAACCGTTTTAGGGCCGTTGTGGTACTTGATCCAGCCGTTGTTGACTACGATCACGTTCACAGTAATTTTCGGGAGTATTGCCAGCCTTCCCACGGATGGATTGCCGCAGTTCCTATTTTATATGTCGGGGACGGTGGTATGGGCGTATTTTGCAGATTGTCTAAATAAAACTTCTAATACTTTCGTGCAGAATGCAGGCTTGTTTGGTAAGGTGTACTTTCCCCGCCTTGCGATCCCCATTTCGATCTTGATCTCAAATCTGGCGACCTTTTTTATCCAATTCATTCTGTTCCTTGTATTTATCCTGTATTTTTTCGTGCGAGGTGCCTCTATACATTTTGAGTGGACTTGGGTCGCATTATCACCGCTATTAGTATTGATGATGGCCGGGCTTGGGCTTGGCTTTGGCATCATCATCTCTTCGCTGACCACGAAATACCGAGATCTGCGCTTTTTGGTGACCTTTGGCGTACAGTTGATGATGTATGCTACCCCTGTGATCTACCCAGTGTCCTCCGTTCCAGGGCGCTTTCGATGGATCATACTGACCAACCCGATGACGCCCATTGTGGAAGCTTTCCGTTTTGCGTTTTTGGGAGCAGGCACAGTGGACACGGGGCATTTGCTTTACAGTTTGATCTTTATGCTCGTAGCGGTCTTTTTGGGGACGTTGATCTTCAATCGTGTTGAGCAGACTTTCATGGATACCGTATGA
- a CDS encoding ABC transporter ATP-binding protein, with protein sequence MTTVISVENLSKIYRLGQIGTGTFANDLKVWWARTRGKPNPLLRIGETDHGNRNGEDVWALKGVSFQVQQGEALGIIGRNGAGKSTLLKILSRITAPTSGQVKVKGRIASLLEVGTGFHPELTGRENTYLNGAILGMKREEITRKFDEIVDFAGIEKFIDTPVKRYSSGMYVRLAFAVAAHLDPEILVVDEVLAVGDVAFQKKCLGKMGDVAQEGRTVLFVSHNMAAVMTLCQRLILLENGNLSLNGDPHKVISRYYDRLQLQTNIQEVHRTGSGKAKFISASLLNEDGTEASSFIMGHSLFIEMWAESAIKTGVQFALVINDHYGRPIIHAVDQDDSFQAQPDAGVYKIRVQLGNLSLYPGEYTLSIWCGYEKEDYDYVHDYLRFTVEQGAISSRTTHMSGKQAVFFAQTKWENLLSE encoded by the coding sequence ATGACAACGGTGATCTCGGTTGAGAACCTTTCCAAGATATATCGTTTAGGGCAGATTGGTACCGGTACCTTTGCCAATGATTTGAAGGTCTGGTGGGCACGGACACGCGGCAAACCGAACCCGTTGCTCAGGATCGGCGAAACGGACCATGGTAATCGCAATGGCGAAGATGTTTGGGCGTTAAAGGGTGTCAGTTTCCAGGTTCAGCAAGGGGAGGCGTTGGGGATTATCGGCCGCAATGGAGCGGGGAAAAGCACCTTGCTCAAAATATTGTCACGGATCACTGCTCCCACCAGTGGACAGGTCAAGGTGAAAGGACGGATTGCTAGTTTGCTGGAAGTGGGTACTGGTTTTCATCCTGAATTGACCGGGCGTGAGAATACCTACTTGAATGGTGCCATTTTGGGGATGAAGCGCGAGGAAATCACGCGCAAGTTCGATGAGATCGTGGATTTTGCAGGGATTGAGAAGTTCATCGATACCCCGGTCAAGCGTTATTCCAGTGGCATGTATGTGCGTCTAGCCTTTGCCGTGGCGGCACATTTGGATCCAGAAATACTGGTAGTGGATGAGGTTTTGGCAGTGGGGGATGTGGCATTTCAGAAAAAATGTTTAGGTAAGATGGGAGATGTGGCACAGGAAGGAAGAACCGTGTTATTTGTTAGCCATAATATGGCTGCTGTGATGACTCTGTGCCAACGCCTAATTCTTCTTGAAAATGGTAATCTTTCTTTGAATGGTGACCCGCACAAGGTGATATCAAGATATTATGATCGGTTGCAATTGCAAACGAATATCCAAGAGGTTCATCGAACTGGAAGTGGGAAAGCGAAATTCATATCGGCAAGTTTGTTGAATGAAGATGGCACTGAAGCGTCCTCGTTCATTATGGGGCATTCTTTGTTTATTGAAATGTGGGCTGAATCAGCTATCAAAACTGGTGTCCAATTTGCTTTAGTAATTAACGACCACTATGGAAGGCCCATCATTCATGCCGTAGATCAAGACGATAGTTTTCAGGCACAACCAGATGCTGGCGTTTATAAAATCCGCGTGCAGTTGGGAAATTTAAGCCTTTATCCAGGAGAGTATACTTTAAGTATATGGTGTGGCTATGAAAAGGAAGATTATGATTATGTTCATGATTACTTACGCTTTACAGTGGAGCAGGGGGCAATTTCCAGTAGAACAACTCATATGTCGGGAAAGCAAGCCGTTTTTTTTGCCCAGACGAAATGGGAGAACCTGTTAAGTGAATGA
- a CDS encoding methyltransferase domain-containing protein: MNDQNAAGFYYDLFVQNPMWNKPYPNHDEAIRFGKILQLITDVTNGYTSAIHDPIRIVDVGCGRGWLTALMQNFGTVVGIEPVEQVVSHARNLFPNMSFLAVTPGQYSRHPDFFHFDIVICSEVVEHIHRSEQQQFIKDLASLLKPNGHLILSTPRGELFSNWKRKSTRMQPVEDWLTEEQLNSLFESCDLQVLRRERCLPTKLYSHPLRVFHKQPFQRLFSWLGYSIDRGDGMIYQVVLAEKI; this comes from the coding sequence GTGAATGATCAAAATGCCGCAGGGTTTTATTACGACTTGTTTGTTCAGAATCCAATGTGGAACAAACCATATCCTAACCACGATGAAGCTATACGTTTTGGAAAAATTCTTCAATTAATTACTGATGTTACAAATGGATATACTTCTGCGATACATGATCCAATAAGGATAGTTGATGTGGGATGTGGACGTGGTTGGCTGACCGCTTTAATGCAGAACTTTGGGACAGTTGTGGGGATAGAGCCTGTTGAACAAGTGGTTAGTCATGCGAGAAACTTATTTCCAAATATGAGTTTTTTGGCAGTTACACCTGGACAATATAGCCGTCACCCCGATTTTTTTCATTTTGACATCGTGATTTGCTCAGAAGTTGTTGAACATATTCATCGGAGTGAACAACAACAATTCATCAAGGACTTGGCGTCATTGCTGAAGCCTAACGGTCATTTGATTTTATCTACTCCACGAGGGGAATTGTTTTCTAACTGGAAAAGAAAGTCTACTCGGATGCAGCCGGTTGAAGACTGGTTGACTGAAGAACAATTGAATTCTCTTTTTGAATCATGTGATTTACAAGTACTAAGACGTGAAAGGTGCCTTCCAACTAAACTGTACTCCCACCCCTTACGGGTTTTTCATAAACAGCCATTTCAGAGATTGTTCTCTTGGTTGGGGTATTCTATTGATAGGGGAGATGGAATGATCTATCAAGTTGTGTTGGCAGAGAAGATCTGA
- a CDS encoding glycosyltransferase family 2 protein: MNSDLFFSVVVPLYNKEQHIKRAVLSVLDQNFIRYELLIVDDGSTDNSYEVAKSIEDDRIRIIRQSNQGECAARNRGILESSSEFIAFLDADDCWKPSFLDQIASLIKEYPTCGVYATSYEVVDEFGVCQPLKKSYFVRGWRGILDNYFEIIRDYFPFNSSSVAIRKEALKKVNGFPVGVKLGGDIATWFNLCTVTKFAYVNLPFSTIHYDAENRVTMTYKKPLNDYAPITTLSNLTRNGKLSLQNTQHAINYLAKKQLPIVRHYLENGDSLNARKALSLCKGTTRYAKAWRKYYLYSWLPSRIGQWAIKNRP; the protein is encoded by the coding sequence ATGAATTCAGATCTTTTTTTTTCTGTTGTAGTTCCTCTTTACAATAAAGAGCAACATATAAAAAGAGCTGTACTTTCAGTTCTTGACCAGAATTTTATAAGATATGAATTATTAATTGTGGATGACGGCTCTACTGATAATTCATATGAAGTTGCCAAAAGTATAGAAGATGACCGTATAAGAATTATTCGGCAGTCGAACCAAGGTGAATGTGCGGCTCGTAACCGCGGTATATTGGAATCGTCAAGCGAGTTTATCGCTTTTTTAGATGCGGATGATTGTTGGAAGCCTAGCTTTCTCGATCAAATTGCATCTTTGATAAAAGAATACCCCACATGTGGCGTATATGCTACTTCCTATGAAGTTGTTGATGAGTTTGGGGTCTGTCAGCCGTTAAAGAAAAGCTACTTCGTACGAGGTTGGCGTGGTATTTTGGATAATTACTTTGAGATCATACGAGATTATTTCCCGTTCAACTCGTCATCGGTTGCGATACGAAAGGAAGCACTGAAAAAGGTGAATGGTTTTCCAGTTGGTGTGAAACTGGGTGGGGATATTGCTACATGGTTCAATCTTTGCACTGTGACAAAGTTCGCATACGTAAACCTGCCTTTTTCAACGATTCATTATGATGCGGAAAATCGCGTGACCATGACCTACAAAAAGCCATTGAATGACTATGCACCCATAACGACCTTGTCGAATTTAACCCGAAACGGGAAGCTTTCTCTACAGAACACCCAGCATGCAATTAATTATTTAGCCAAAAAACAGTTACCTATTGTGAGACATTATTTAGAAAATGGCGATAGCTTAAACGCAAGAAAAGCACTTTCTCTTTGTAAGGGTACAACTCGCTATGCAAAAGCCTGGAGAAAGTATTATCTTTATTCATGGTTGCCAAGTCGAATTGGGCAATGGGCAATTAAGAACAGGCCTTGA